A region of the Mytilus edulis chromosome 11, xbMytEdul2.2, whole genome shotgun sequence genome:
GGGTGAAATTCAATTTTCCGGCATAAATGTTTTATACCTCCGGAAAACCCGAGGACGGCCATCCGTCAGTGCTGATCCTCTTACAAATTTATTTAACATACTGCCGTATCCCATATACTTGAgaatttttgtgttttcttttcttgaatCAAAACCAAGACCTCCACCGGTTCTGTTAAAGTTTTCAGTTTCGCTACCGCTTTTTTTAGTCTGTTGATGGCCCAAGTTTTTGCCTGTCGTTCTACATTTCTTATCAAATTAAATgttcttttctgtttgtttttttgacCGGGTTTTAGTTTTGGTGCcaaatttaaattattcaaattgtTGTACGGAATGACTTCGGCCTCACTCGAGCTCATCCTAATTTCGTcttaaaaaaaaggagaaaaacagTTGTTGTCACAATCACAACAATTAAacgcaaaatgtcaaaaaatgttaCTCTACAAATGTTTGtaaggatttaattttaaattgaaatagaaGTAAATTATTGAAATGTCATTACATATGAAATGTTTGATGTAAAATTGTGCAAATGAAGATGGTACACTGCAAATAAGGCTTGTACTATTACCTAAAGTTGCTTACTTTTACTGCATTTTGTCTTAGATAGAGAGTTgagtcattggcactcataccacatcttattcatTATCAGTTTGATTTTGAGAATAAatttcacatatttgttttttatattgcTATAGGTGTATATACAAATGTTGATAATAAGCAGTCAGAAGGGGTTTTATATTGCTATAGGTGTATATACAAATGTTGATAATAAGCAGTCAGAAGGGGTTTTATATTGCTATAGGTGTATATACAAATGTTGATAATAAGCAGTCAGAAGGGGTTTTATATTGCTATAGGTGTATATACAAATGTTGATAATAAGCAGTCAGAAGGGGTTGGGAGAACTGATTGAAATGAGTGATTttaaaatcactcatttaagtaccTAAATAGAGGAAACAAGAAAATCTGTCATTTAgttgttttatcaaaatttaaaacattacgGGTTTAGATCATTTCTAATTACTagtattattaaaattaaaaaaaaaaataactttttgcttcttttaaagCAAGCTTTATGCCTTTGATGCAATCATTCAGTcgtaaatttgatatttgttgaaAAATGCTAAATTTAGATAAATTCAATTACAAAGATCACTGACTAAAGGACACCAAAACCAATAATACAAAGCTGGGACTAAATCATTGATTTCTGTTAGATAAATGTCTCACTTACTCAGATCACAATCATCCAAAAGTATTTGCAATTCTGACaaaatttcaggcattttacTTTTCCTAATCTGTGTGACTAATTTCCCTGAAAACCAAAGCAAAAATGCATGAGCATTGGAATTAActgtttaaaattcattgaaataCAAAAGGTTCAGCATAATAGATATGTTATCAGCTGTTTGTACAACTGAAATTCgttttagaaaatatttgtttaaatttcaatttaagtttttggaattgatacaaaattatatttaaaaaaaatatatattaagtacaTATTTTTAAACAGTTCTCATTTACCTTGCTGAGAATTAAATTGAAGCAATTATTGCAGTATAGTAAATTGCAATCAAAACACATTATGTCAGCTATCTCCTCCTCACACTGGTCAAATCTGGAATATTTTAAGTAAAAGTGAATTATAATTGTGTttttaatactaaaaaaaaataatagccctatgcctttttttcaaatttgattttttttctgtttataaacAAAAGTAATTGAAATTTTGCTTGCACTTACTATATTTTTATAGCCAACACAGTTATGATCGAAAATCAATACTGACAggtgttacggccagaaatcgcctttaaattgtagccaacaaaagacacaaatcaataataaaatttaacaatatttattatacaaaagtttacaagaagtatcaCACAACTTTtcctgtcaacttaactgtcaaaatatgagtccaatcttttatctttatctgtatccggatatctttcggaatccaatctgaatattacgttcactactaaggtcacaatccagtatgatgttgtttgtagaataaaagtgtcaatccaaatgctgtgaatgctaatgtctatcgatgtctaagtctaagTCTTTtagtgtctatatatatatagttgtcacggaaaatactagaacactctataatggaacgtcctagaaagttacaacggaagtttccagtaaaatgtagaaatttatataacgcatcttttattaggataatTCTAAAATCATTTTGTAAGTCaaatggaaagttccaatcattctgtgattgttctaGTGATtgttctaaactgcacagttctaagattattctgtaaaaaactatcaggccacacaacacaaatcaggccaacataaataaatacaataattacaatatcataacaccggAAAGTCAGAAACCTtattctttaaaattgagaatggaaatggggaatgtgccaaagagacaacaacccgaccatagaaaaaaacaacagcagaaggtcaccaacaggtcttcaatgtagcgagaaattcccgcacccggaggcgtccttcagctggcccctaaacaaatatatactagttcagtgataatgaacgccatactaatttccaaattgtacacaagaaactaaaattaaaataatacaagactaacaaaggccagaggctcctgacttgggacaggcgcaaaaatgcgtcggggttaaacatgtttgtgagatctcaaccctccccctatacctctacccgatgtagaaaagtaaacgcataacaatacgcccattaaaattcagtccaagagatgtccgagtctgatgtcagaagatgtaaccaaagaaaataaacaaaatgacaataatacataaataacaacagactactagcagttaactgacatgccagctcccgacttcaattaaactgactgaaagattatgatttcatcatatgaacatcaggcacaatccttcccgttaggggtttagtatcataccatcataacatatatgagaagaacataacccgtgtcatgccaacaactggtttttgaataaatgtgtttagttctgatgcaaagaccctataagtgaatcaatattaacgccaaaatatgcaatctttaatgacctgacaacagtatcgtaactatatcccttcttaataagtctattcaaaggttttgttagtttttgaggtgaatactgacacctttgtgcttgataaagaatatttccatataaaattgaatgtgaaatacctgaacgtataagaagtctgcatgttgagctatatttacgaatgatgttcttataccgatgataaaacttagtaaaagttttgactagtttgtgatatcgaaaaccctggtgtaatattctttatttatttgttctCACACATGTATcacaaaagaaaatttaaagataaatgcTAATATTTAACATCATTTTTTAGATATAAAGATGAcataaaataatatacacacaCGTTAATATCCACATTCTCATATATCAACAGCCCTTTGTTGTGATAAAGTTGAACATATCTGCAATCCTCAGCTCATCTTTTCATACAAATCCTAAATTGTGAGTGTACAACGGTTATTTATTTTCAGCTTTTTGCCAGGAATCCAGGACaagttatttttttcacaatCTCCTCCCTAAtttattattagaaaataaatgaaaaacaagtttaaggtagcacaatacaaagattttttcatccccaatcagacaactttaaactgatgtaattcatttcatccttctttatattttataaatgaggtaccaaaagaaagaagaaagattaatctttcaaattgtgaaaaattcattatgacataattattacatcattaattattatgtaattagttgatatattgtgatgtccacacttgaatgaatttagcgtgtttattcttcatagcatcccaaaatattttatagattcttgtacaacacagcttgacctccaaaactgtgtctcagatttccaaaaacatcaatagaacaaatgttatacccaattgaatttagtggtctcttatgaattgatgttgcaaacttcattgaagatttatgagagaatgaaatgcaataggaaaaatctgagacacagttttggaggtcaaactgtgttgtgcaagaatctataaaatattttgggatgctatgaataacaaagaagctaaaatCAAttaagtgtggacatcacaatatagcaactaattacataaaatccttagtttttcgataaattcaaagttttgtaagcaggaaatttataaaaatgacaacatgattgatattatgaaaattttcgatACTTGAATGTGTTGATTATTTACTCTACAATGAAGATGCATGGACCGATAGAAAACAAAATGCATCCGCCAAATATTATCTGTCAACCACAACCAATGCATCGGTAATTTAGTTAAATTTCTCTTTTAAACAAACCTCTGATACATTGATCTAGTTCATTCTGGCATTTAATAGTCTGGCTTTCAATTTAAGCAGCTTGAAGGAGTCTATATGAAGACGCTTCACTAcaattaatttaatcaaaatcgcccccccccctctttttgtGTAAAGGTGCCTCATCTATAAAGCGTGCAATTTGCACAAACAGTTAATGTTTAGGGTATGACAATTCAAAAGTGTAGTACATCATAACTAATATTTCAAAAGCCATATTTAGGTCTTGTCCTAGCTCGAtgaagcgttttactgccggtcggaagaagaccaagtgaccatatttctattccctagtcaccctgggggggggggggggggggggcgttggCTGAACAATTATATCTGACCTTGCAATTTATACACGTCGTGGATGAAAAGACATTAACCTCTGATCTTTCATCACCTACTGTCAAATCATACAATTTCTTCATGTTCATCATTTGCAGTAATTAATATTTTCTTATCAGATGGCTGAACAACAACATTAACACCCATAGAGTCCAGTTTAGATAAAATTGACGGATTAGGAGTCCGCACCTGTGTCAATCATTGCATGCATTGATAAACTAcctatatttacattaaaaaaatgttcaataaagaaGACTGACACATTGATTCATAATTATTGTCAAAAGTTCCATGCTTGTCACTTACATCATGGCGATTATAATCCAAGGTCGTTTCGTGGATAACAAATTGCCCGTCTTTGCTAGGCGGTTTTAGTTTTCCATACACTAATGCTCAAAGCGTCCTGGTTTATAACCCCACCATTCCTTTGCGTTATACAGTTGGCATGTTTTTGCCTCATGTCCAAATCGGTCACTCATTTGGCATTCAATGTTTAGAGTTTCTTCCATCAACGGAATTCATACGCGCACCATTATCTGCAGTCTTCATTTCTAGTATTGACGTTGTAAGAAGCTGTATTGCTTTCTGTTGTTTTTTAAGTAACTGCTGAATAATGTTATTTGACCAACTATCGAACGAGGTCAAAGTTGCCAGTCTCGCAGACTGAATTGCTTGTTTAAAATCCTTTGGGTTCTTTTGTATCACAAATAAACGAACAAAGGCCGGGAGACCATGAATGAATGCTGTCATAACATGAAAAATTAATGCTAAAAAAGAACCAAATAATTAAGATCAAAATAGTCGGTAACAAGTCTAGACAGGCTGATTAAAAAGAACCAATACTATTTCTTGAACttgatttaaaatcatttatacTTCTGTAATTGATGCATGAAATCTACATAATAAAAGACACGAAGCCATCAATGGAATCcaatccccaagggtgactggggtatagaaatgtggtcacttggtcttctcccgaccggcagtaaaacgcttgccgaagtggggcgtccgtttggctgtgcgggatgtatcaagttcgcagtcacgtccggttagaaaggggacgttaaatccgatgcctcttgtaaagagagtgccacgctctttgcacgttaagaacccttgcaacaactttttgaggggtccgtaggtggcctgttgcaaggcaaaatttctgtctctatccaatatgccctcattttccagtggcattccaaatttccccaaccatcatcctagatggactctattgtgacaagacctacctattgtatttattgtgaacttgttctcgtcctgaatatgcatgaaatattcgccactggacgttaagcaaccaacaatcaatcaatcagtcaatgGAATCCTAAACAACACCTAACTTTACATAAATCTATTTTGACAGATCAatcatatacacacacacacacacacacacactggGTTTAAAATAGGAGCAAAAATTAGTAAAAGTCAACATAAATCTTTattacaaatatatgtttatatacaactcgtctaaacaccaacccaacaatattggatctgtaaatttgctttcgcaaattttttgttcttccctcgccgggataacaaaaaaaaaatgcgaaagcaaatttacagatctaacattgttgggttgatgtttagacgagttgtatatacataatgtacacagccatgtatcaccatcactgctggtgatccgatggataaaacTGTTGTAGaattgtcactggctcagacgttcTTGTATATATCAACACCATCACAAGTAAATAAATTGGGGTCCTACGTCAAAAGGTCATTAGGGACACTGGAACATTTACTGTACATGAatgttgtatatataatatatatatgtgtgtgaaTTATAGGTATATTGTTAACTTACTTTTtatgtcacaaacttaatgtttaaagtttatatcagaccgttggttttcccgtttgaatggtattacactagttattttggggccctttataacttgttgttcggtgtgagcctaggctccgtttagaaggccgtacattgacattataatggtttactttttatgaattgttattttgatggagagttgtctcatcggcactcacacaacatcttcctatatctatggcaataaatatttgaatttgaatataatgaATGTTTACCTTTTATGTAGATTactgaaataaaatgtattaaaaaaataattactgtAGGTGTACCGGTTTCTGTTTCATCAGTAACTACGGTGTGTGTTTGTTGATCAGTAGGTGTCCCGGTTTCTGTTTCATCAGTGACTACGGTGTGTGTTTGTTGATCAGTAGGTGTCCCGGTTTCTGTTTCATCAGTGAATACGGTGTGTGTTTGTTGATCAGTAGGTGTCCCGGTTTCTGTTTCATCAGTGACTACGGTGTGTGTTTGTTGATCAGTAAGTGTCCCGGTTTCTGTTTCATCAGTAACTACGATGTGTGTTTTTTGATCAGTAGGTGTCCCGGTTTCTGTTTCATCAGTGACTACGGTGTGTGTTTGTTGATCAGTAGGTGTGCCGGTTTCTGTTTCATCAGTGACTACGGTGTGTGTTTGTTGATCAGTAGGTGTCCCGGTTTCTGTTTCATCAGTAACTACGATGTGTGTTTTTTGATCAGTAGGTGTACCGGTTTCTGTTTCATCAGTAACTACGGTGTGTTTTTGTTGATCAGTAGGTGTCCCGGTTTCTGTTTCATCAGTAACTACGGTGTGTGTTTGTTGATCAGTAGGTGTACCGGTTTCTGTTTCATCAGTAACTACGATGTGTGTTTGTTGATCAGTAGGTGTACCGGTTTCTGTTTCATCAGTAACTACGGTGTGTGTTTGTTGATCAGTAGGTGTCCCGGTTTCTGTTTCATCAGTAACTACGGTGTGTGTTTGTTGATCAGTAGGTGTACCGGTTTCTGTTTCATCAGTAACTACGATGTGTGTTTGTTGATCAGTAGGTGTACCGGTTTCTGTTTCATCAGTGACTACGGTGTGTGTTTGTTGATCAGTAGGTGTACCGGTTTCTGTTTCATCAGTAACTACGATGTGTGTTTGTTGATCAGTAGGTGTACCGGTTTCTGTTTCATCAGTAACTACGGTGTGTGTTTGTTGATCAGTAGGTGTCCCGGTTTCTGTTTCATCAGTAACTACGGTGTGTGTTTGTTGATCAGTAGGTGTCCCGGTTTCTGTTTCATCAGTAACTACGGTGTGTGTTTGTTGATCAGTAGGTGTACCGGTTTCTGTTTCATCAGTAACAACGATGTGTGTTTGTTGATCAGTAGGTGTACGGGTTTCTGTTTCATCAGTAACTACGGTGTGTGTTTGTTGATCAGTAGGTGTACCGGTTTCTGTTTCATCAGTAACTACGGTGTGTTTGTTGATCAGTAGGTGTACCGGTTTCTGTTTCATCAGTAACTACGGTGTGTGTTTGTTGATCAGTAGGTGTACTGGTTTCTGTTTCATCAGTAACTACGGTGTGTGTTTTTTGATCAGTAGGTGTACCGGTTTCTGTTTCATCAGTGACTACGGTGTGTGTTTGTTGATCAGTAGGTGTCCCCATTTCTGTTTCATCAGTAACTACGGTGTGTGTTTGTTGATCAGTAGGTGTACCGGTTTCTGTTTAATCAGTGACTACGGTGTGTGTTTGTTGATCAGTAGGTGTGTGTATGTAGATTACTGCTTTTAATAGTATTCCTTGGGAAAGGAAATATAGAAACTGCTCCAATTTcagtaaattgttaaaaattgactccaataactccttaggggtcaattgaccatttgaAGAAAGGAAACTAAAcaaatcaaagcgcgaaagcgctgtaaaggcagttaattacaggttgtgtgtatttcctgtccagttatatcattatcttccatagaacagaggtggtttgtagtatttaagatttagagttctcttgtacctagttcacctatatctatagtctactgtttacaggttgcactttgtaaatacagctgtttctcaaaacacgtctcttttggggagtaattgaatattcatagaaaattgattttgattacatactggttcccagttatgctctctgtgttccatatcgcagagacagaacttgggaatgttaccagtaaataaacacgtgcatattgtttacattgaaatctgtggtaacctttcattcgaggtaggggtcgttaagaaaattagtgtaagtttaaactctgagaagttcagggcatataaacgttgaaaatatgccgcacagccctatattttgacctttgaaaaaaattgtggtgcatatgaactttcaattctagg
Encoded here:
- the LOC139494261 gene encoding mucin-2-like, translating into MKQKPVHLLINKHTVVTDETETGTPTDQQTHTVVTDETETRTPTDQQTHIVVTDETETGTPTDQQTHTVVTDETETGTPTDQQTHTVVTDETETGTPTDQQTHTVVTDETETGTPTDQQTHIVVTDETETGTPTDQQTHTVVTDETETGTPTDQQTHIVVTDETETGTPTDQQTHTVVTDETETGTPTDQQTHTVVTDETETGTPTDQQTHIVVTDETETGTPTDQQTHTVVTDETETGTPTDQQKHTVVTDETETGTPTDQKTHIVVTDETETGTPTDQQTHTVVTDETETGTPTDQQTHTVVTDETETGTPTDQKTHIVVTDETETGTLTDQQTHTVVTDETETGTPTDQQTHTVFTDETETGTPTDQQTHTVVTDETETGTPTDQQTHTVVTDETETGTPTKKRTFYKIGKRKMTTKAIGPNRKTTSKEKVPLKTQDTPTQSPIEDHEDKEPEEDLVLLLID